Part of the Flavobacterium sp. MDT1-60 genome, GAAATCCGGATGAAGTTTTAAGATCACATCAAAAAAAGACAGGAATGCATATGATTCCTAATGTATTACCACCTGCTATTTTTGGAATTAAAGCTAAAGAAATTAATGAAATTAATTTTCAACAATATGGAGCTTTGGTTTTAGAAAAATATTTCCAGGGCTTTCTCGATTTTTATCAAAAAGATCAGAATGTTATCAAGCTTAATTACAATGAAGGAATGCAAAGTGTTATAGAAAATTTCCTTTCTTTTATTGATGCCAATTATCCTGTGGGCGAACTTGATAAAATGTATTCACGTTTAAAAAGGCATTCTAAAGATGAAAGTGCCATTTTTAAAGGCGATATTTATAAAGAAGAAAAATTACAAATAGATTTTACCAATGTTAATAGGTTACATGAAAAATTGAACAATACTTTTGTTGAACATGTTGTACGTTGAAAATACGAATGAATTTTTCTTTCTATTTTATTTATAATGTATTTTTGCGCCAAACTCAAATAAAATGATTGATTTAGATTACCTGGCATTTCTTGAAAATATATTAACAGACAATCGCAAAGAAAGATTTTTGAATGTACTGGGAAACCGCACAAAGCATTTTACAATTGTGGTCGAAGATGTTTTTCAGATGCACAATACAAGTGCCGTAATGCGCAGTTGCGAAGTTTTCGGAATTCAGGAATTGAATGTAATCGAACAACGTTACGGAAAAAAAATCGACAAAGAAATTGCAATGGGCGCTCAAAAATGGGTGGATATCAATCAGTTTGATTCCATTACAAAATGCGTTTCTACTTTAAAAAATCAGGGCTATCAAATTATTGCTACAACACCGCACGAAAATGATTGTTTGTTGGAAGATTTTGATATTACAAAACCAAGTGCCTTATTCTTCGGAACAGAAAGAGACGGATTGTCGGAAGAAATTCTGGAAAAAGCCGATGGTTTTCTTAAAATCCCGATGGTTGGTTTTACAGAGAGTTTGAATATTTCGGTTTCAGCTGCAATCATCATTCAAAATTTAACCAACAGATTGCGAAATTCAGATATCAAATGGCAATTATCAGAAGAAGAAATTCTGGAGAAACGTTTGGCTTGGGCCAAGAATTCAATCAAGGATATTAAACGAATTGAGGCACGTTATTACGAGGAAAATCCCAGATAATATTGTTTATGAGTTTCCTGCAAGGTTTCCAAAACCTTGTAGGTATTTTTGAAAGCCTATAATTTAAACCTACAAGGTTTTGGAAACCTTGCAGGTTGTAAAAGTGATTTTTTCTATTTTTTCAAAAATAAAATAAATCCTAAAACACTAACAATCAAAATGGTCAAAGCTGCCAAAACCATTGCCAGGTCCCGAATATTTTTTCCTGCCCAATCCATAAATAAAAATTTGTGGAGAATAGCAAACGAATAACCTTCAATCCTATCTGAGCTCTTAATTTTAGCTGCCAATCTGGAAGTTGAGGTCTCGATGAAATAAGTTGTTTTTTCTGGAGTATCATAGGCCAATTTTACAACAGGCAATCTTTTATTTACAAAGCCATATTCTCTGCTTTCAAAATCCGTTAGAACTTTAGATTCTAAAAGTTTTGCATTTTCTAATGAAGCTTCCGGTTCGTCTGAACTTTCCACCATTTCGCAACAAGCCGCTTTTGGCGCTCCATCTGTAAAATAGTACGCCAGAAACTCGGCATATTGAAGATCAATATTTGGAACAATTTTATTAGTTGTAGCGTTGATATAAACCACTTCCGATTTTTTATCGTCTTTTTTATTCCATTTCGAATTAGAATCGGTTTTTGGTTTTTTGAATTTTTCTTTTTCTAATAGTTGACAACGGAAATAGGTCGTGTCGTTTAACGTAATAATACTTGCGTTTTGAAAACGACTCCAGTCTAAAATCAAAGTAGTATTGGCTAAAGGAATTTCTTTGGTTTCAAATGTTGGTTCATAAACCATTTGCGATAAAGTGTACGGAGTCCATTTTGTAGTGGCATGATAAGCGCCGCTAAAAGCAAATGTTAAAGTGAAAAGTGAAACCCAAATCCCAATTTGACGGTGATATTTTCGAAGTCCTTTTTTTGGTTGTAAATTATCTGTCTTTTTGAATTGTTTCCACAATAAACCATAAATTATAATTCCGCTCAGGGCAGAAAATCCAATGATTGATAATAAGAAAATCATTGTAATGATTCGGATACTATTATTTGAGATAGCATCTACAAAAGACCAATTATGAAAAGTATCGAAAAACCAAATAAACCATTGTCTTGAAGCTGGATTATAAGTCGCCAGTTTATCGGATGAAGTTTCAACATAAACTTCCATAGTATCAGGACGATCAAAACTCAGTTTGTAAACCGGTAAATAACGGTTTACATATTTGTATTGTGAGGTGAATTCGGTCACCACTTCGCTCTTTTTTACAGCACTTTTTTGATCCTCTAAAAAATAGCGTGAAAGCCATTCCGCATATTTTTGATCTCCATTTTCTAGTTTTTCAGCTGTTGAAGTATCATAATACCATAATTCGCCAATTATAGTTTTAAGCTGATAATAAGTTTTATTATTGAAGGCAACTATTCTGAAATTTTTGAATTGCGTTAGTTCATTTTTCTGTAAAACTTCCTGTATCGAAAATTTTAATTGATTTTTATCAATAATTTGCTGTTCCAGTTTATCATGTGCAATTTCCGGTTTGAAAAAATGTGCCATAAACGGATGCATCAAACCAGATAATGTCCAAAAAATTACTGGAATAATAGTAATTAATCCAATAACACGATGCCATTTGTACATATGTTGCTTGGTTTTCTTGACAAGCTTAGAATCTTTCTTTTTAGACTTTTTCTCTTTTATTTCTTTGCTCATAATTTGAGTTGTTTTTATTTGCCTAATTGTTTTTTTGCCACAGATTTCACAGATTAAAAAGATTTTTTACCACTTAAAAATTAAGTTCAATTTCCTTGTTTTTAATAATCTATTTAATCTATTTAATCTGTGGCATTAACTTTATTTTTTTAATGAAAAATTATACTGAATTCCGAAAACAAAAGTTCTTGGTGCTGCTGCCGTATAGGTTGGCTGAGCATTTGTTGTATTAGCTCTCGAAACGTTATAAGCGTATAATTTGTCTGTTAAGTTGAGCACATTTCCATATACTTCAATGCTTTTCCATTGGTAACCGATTCGGGCATTGAAAATATTATAACCATCATATTTTACGGTATTAATCTGATCCTGGTAATAACTTCCGACAAGCTGCCATTCGATAGAAGTTCTTAGATTTGGAAGCCAGTTTGGATAATAACTCAACTCCGAATTCCCAGACCATTTTGGTGCTGATGGCATTTCTTTTCCATTTAAGTTTTGAACCGGATCAGATGGTTTATCCGAAAGTTTAAAATCGATATAAGTGTGTTGGGCATAAGTTCCGCCAAGACGAAAGTTAATTTGTTTTGAAGGACGATAAGAAGCTCCAAATTCGATTCCTTTATGGCGCGTTTCACCAGCTGAACGATAATCAGTTGAATTATCTGCAAGTTTGATATTTAAAAGCTCATTTTTTCCTTCCATATAATAGAACGCATAATCAAAATTTAATTTATTTTGAAGGAAAGAAAACCATCCGCCAACTTCGTAATTATTGAAAGTAGCAGGTTCTAAGTTATAATAGAAATCAGCTGGAACACCAGTTGTTCCTCCAGTTCCGGGTTTTGTTCTGAAAATAGAAGTGATTCCCGGAGGCGCAAATCCCTGGGAATAATTGCCATAAAAACCGGCAAATTCAAACGGATTGTAATTTGCACCAGCTTTAAAAGTCATTTTGTCATAAACTTTGCTCCCTGTAGATTTGTCCAATGCATTGTCGTAATTGATTTTCATGTTGTCATAACGCCCGCCAACAGTAACAACTAGTTTTTCTATCGGATTAAAACTTACTTGTGCATAACCAGCCGTATTGAAAATATCAGCTGTATAATCTGCTAATTTAGAATCCGGATGTTCTGCAATAATTTCATAAGAATCTACAGTTTGTTTCCCAGCTTCTCCCGGATTTAAATTTGCTTTCAAATCAATCACATAAGACCAATACGTAACCGGAGAATAATCATATAATGCTCCGGCAACAATTTTAGTATTTAAGAAATCAAATTTTTGAGTATGCTGACCAATTGCGCCGTAACTTTTGAAATTGTTCGAATTTACTTCGCCTTTTGCCGTTGTCGGATTTACAGTCGAACTCCATTTGATTCCGTAAGAAGGATTTTGGCCTAATTTATTGTCACGTAAATAAGCAGTAATATAACTACTTGAATTACCGTTCCAATCGTGTTCTAATGTTAAACGGGTTCTTAAAGCATCAGATTTTCTGTAGGTAAAATCGGTAGTGCTTTTATAAGTTCTATTGTTAAAAGCGTCCTCGTTTACACTTCCACTCATGTCAGAATAATATTTTCCATACATGGTATTACTGATCAATCGGGTAGAAGGAGAGATATTATAATCGATCCTTGCATTCAAGTTATCTTTGTTGTAATCAGAATACGTCATCCAGCCATTTTCCTGCAAACTTGAAATTCCGGCAATATGAAAACCTACCTTTCCGATAGTTGCCCCACCGGCAGCCTGAAATCTTCGGTAACCGTAATTATCGGCCTGAACGCCAAATTTAAATTCAGGATCAACAGGCGGTTTTAGTGAAATTAAATTGATCGTTCCGCCAACAGCTTCCGGGCCATATAAAGAAGAAACAGGGCCTTTTACAACCTCAATACTTTGTAAATTATATTGATTGATTTCTAATAAAGCATTGTGATTAAAGATTCCCATTGGGCGAATTGGTAAGCCATCTTCCAAATACAAATAATACGCATTGGTTGTCATTGGCTGACGAATCGACATCATATGCTGTTCATTTCCTAAATTAACCATTAAAACGCCGGGCGTTTTATTAATGATTTCGTAGACTGCGGTTGCCTTGGTTTCGTTGATCGTTTTTGCTGTTATTTTACTAATAGCAACAGGGGTTTCTTTTCGTAAAGTTGCAGTACGATTAGCAGTTATAAAAACGTTTTCTAATTCATGAGATTTTGATGTGTCTTGCTTCACTTCATTTTGAGCAAAGACACATTGCCCTATGATTAGTAGGGTAAAGTATATTTTTTTCATTTTAAATTATATAAATTTTAAAAAGTAACATGTCTTTTTCCCTGACTTAAAGCCAGAAAAAAATCTTTTCAATTTTGAATCGAAAAGTGCAGCTAAAATTTATATAAAATAGGATGGAGGGTGGAAAGTACTGTTTGAAACCGAAATTGGTTTCTCATCAAAAGAAGCAAAAAGTTTTGCTGCAGATTCGATAGGAGTTACTAATTTAAAATTAGCGGTTGCTGTGTTTTGAATGTAAACTACCTCTGCTTTTTCTTTCAGATTGTTTTGCATCTTTTTTTCGTTGTCGGCATATTTCTTCAAACTTTTTTGAAGTTCACATCGACCATTACAAGAATTAAAAACCATTTTTCGTTGCACACAGATGGTTTTTGAAATTTCTTCCTGATTTAATTTGAAAGAAGTATAAACAAAGAAACTGCCAAATGATGGCACTAAAAGCATGCAGGAAAGAAGTGTGATTAAAATTCGCTTCAAAGCTTTATTTGTTGTTTACGATTGCAAAAGTACAGTTTATTCGATTTAGAAGGAATTTATTTTTAAGTTTTCCGAAAAAAAGTTTTCAGTCACAGACTGTAAACTGTTTTAAAAGACAAAACCCGACAGGTTTTTATAACCTGTCGGGTTTGATGTATATAATTTAGAGTGTCAGTCTGTAAACTGAGACTAAAAACTGTGACTTATTTAACAAGAACCCATTCGCCATTGGCAATTAAAGATTCTGCTTTTTTAAATTTCATCGTTTCCGTTTTACCTGTTGCAACTTCCTGAACTGTAACAGTATCATTACGGTTGATTTTTGGCATATCTCTCACAATCGTTTCAGTAACCTGACGTTGCTGAGTTTCTCCGGCTTCACGATTGATATCTTCGCTGTTTGGAATTTCATCTTTGCTCAATTTGAAGTTTTCTTTCTGACGAACTTCTCTTGCTTCGTGAATTTCCGGAACATTTTGAGCTGGTAAATCACCTTTGAATAAGAATGAAATAACTTCTTTGTTAACGTTGTCCAACATTCCTCTAAACAAGTTGAAAGCTTCTAATTTGTAGATAAGCAATGGATCTTTTTGTTCGTGAACGGCCAATTGAACAGATTGTTTCAATTCGTCCATTTTACGTAAATGTTTTTTCCAGGCTTCATCAACAATAGAAAGCGTGATGTTTTTCTCGAAATCAGCAATTAACTGAGCTCCTTCGCTATCGTAAGCTTTTTTAAGGTCAGTTACCACATTCAAAGTTTTGATTCCGTCAGTAAATGGAACTACAATACGCTCAAAATGATTGTTTGGCTCTTCGTAAACTCCTTTAATGATTGGAAAAGCTTCTCTTGCACTTCTTTCTGTTTTCTCCGTATAGAAAGCTAAAGTTTCCTTATATATTTTTCCTGTGATTTCGATATCAGTTAATTTCAGGAAGTCAGCTTCAGAAATTGGTGAAGTGATAGAGAAATAACGAATTAAATCGAATTCGAAATTTTTGAAATCGTTAATTGGTTTAGTTTGACTTACGATTAATTCGCAAGTATCATAAAGCATATTAGCGATATCCAGTTTCAAACGCTCACCAAACAAGGCGTGACGACGACGTTTGTAAACAACTTCACGTTGCGAGTTCATAACGTCATCATATTCTAATAAACGTTTACGAACACCAAAGTTGTTTTCTTCTACTTTTTTCTGAGCACGCTCAATAGATTTAGTCATCATAGAATGCTGAATAACTTCACCTTCCTGAAGTCCCATTCTGTCCATTACTTTGGCAACTCTTTCAGAACCAAATAAACGCATTAAGTTATCTTCAAGAGAAACATAAAATTGAGAACTTCCCGGATCTCCCTGACGTCCTGCACGACCACGTAACTGTCTGTCAACACGACGAGAATCATGACGTTCTGTACCCACGATTGCTAAACCTCCGGCAGCTTTTACTTCTGGAGATAATTTAATATCGGTACCACGACCAGCCATATTTGTTGCAATAGTTACAACTCCGGCTTTACCTGCTTCTTCTACAATTTGCGCCTCTTGTTTGTGCATTTTAGCATTCAAAACGTTATGTGTAACGCCTCTCATTTTCAACATTCGGCTTAATAATTCTGAAATCTCTACGGAAGTTGTTCCAATCAATACTGGTCTTCCTGCATTTGACAGCTGTGTTACATCTTCAATTACAGCGTTGAATTTCTCACGTGTAGTTTTGTAGATATAATCTTCTTTGTCTTGTCTTGACATTGGACGGTTGGTTGGAATTTCAACAACATCCAATTTATAAATCTGCCATAACTCTCCAGCTTCAGTAACCGCTGTACCCGTCATACCACCTAATTTGCTATACATTCTGAAATAATTCTGTAATGTAACAGTTGCAAAAGTTTGAGTAGCAGCTTCGATTTTTACATTTTCTTTGGCTTCAATCGCCTGGTGTAATCCGTCAGAATAACGACGACCATCCATGATACGGCCTGTTTGCTCATCGACAATCATAATTTTGTTGTCCATGATCACATATTCTACATCTTTTTCAAAAAGTGCATACGCTTTTAAAAGCTGAGTAAGGGTGTGAATACGTTCACTTTTTACTCCAAAATCCTGGAATAATCTTTCTTTAGCTTCTGCTTCAGCATCTTTATCTAATTTTTGTTTTTCGATAGCTGCAATTTCAGTTCCAATGTCCGGAAGTACGAAAAAGTCAGCATCAGTATCACCTGAAAGGTATTGGATACCATTATCAGTCAATTCAACCTGATTGTTTTTCTCTTCAATAACAAAATACAAAGCTTCATCCACTTTATGCATTTCGCGATTGTTATCCTGCATGTATTGATTTTCAGTTTTTTGAAGCAATTGTTTAATTCCTTCTTCACTCAAAAATTTAATTAATGCTTTGTTTTTAGGTAAACTTCTGTACGCTCTTAATAATAAGAATCCGCCTTCTTTAGTGTTTCCTTCTTTGATTAATTTTTTAGCTTCTGCTAAGAAACCATTTGCCAATTGACGTTGTTGAGAAACTAAGTTTTCAATTTTCGGTTTTAACTCATTAAATTCATGACGATCTCCTTGTGGAACTGGTCCTGAAATAATAAGTGGTGTTCTTGCATCATCAATCAATACAGAATCTACCTCATCGACAATAGCGTAATTGTGTTTTCTTTGTACTAAATCGCCTGGAGAATGTGCCATATTATCTCTTAAGTAGTCAAAACCAAATTCGTTGTTGGTTCCGTAAGTGATATCAGCGTCGTATGCTTTTTTTCTTTGTTCTGTACTTGGCTGGTGATTATCAATACAATCAACAGTTAAACCGTGGAATTCAAATAAAGGTGCTTTCCATGTACTATCACGTTTCGCCAAATAATCATTCACCGTTACTAAGTGAACTCCATTTCCAGTCAATGCATTCAAGTAAAGTGGAAGTGTAGCAACTAAAGTTTTACCTTCACCTGTTTGCATTTCGGCAACTTTACCTTCGTGCAAAACCATACCACCAATTAACTGAACATCATAATGAATCATGTCCCAGGTAATTTCCTTACCTGCGGCATTCCATTTATTAGCCCATGTAGCTTTGTCACCTTCAATAGTAACGTATGTTTTTGTTGCTGAAAATTCGCGGTCTTTTGGAGTTGCAGTAACTTCAATAAAAGAATTGTCTTTAAAACGACGCGCTGTTTCTTTAACTACAGAAAATGCTTCCGGAAGAATTTCCAATAAAGTTTTCTCTGAAATTTCGTAAGCTTCTTTTTCAAGAGCATCAATAGCATCATAAAGATCTTCTCTTTTGTCAATGTCTTCGATGTTTTCTACTTCCGCTTTAAGCGAAGCAATTTTAGCATCTTTATCAGCTCTGGCTTCTTTTATTTTTTCTTTAAAATATACGGTTCTGGCTCTCAATTCGTCGTGAGACAAACTCATTAAGCTAGTTTCGAATGTTTTAATTTTGTTTAAATAAGGTTGTAAAGCTTTGACATCTTTCTGTGATTTATCACCTACAAAGACTTTAATAATACTGTTTATAAAACTCATGATTTATTGTATTTCTATTATATGTAAATGTTGTATTTTGAACCAAAAAAAAAGCCTCTGTGATGAGACTTTTTCCTTTGGTTTATTTTTTAATATTCATCCTCATTCCAAAGATAATCTTCGTCTGTTGGATAATCAGGCCAAATTTCTTCCATTGATTCATATATCTCGCCTTCGTCTTCGATTGACTGAAGGTTTTCTACTACTTCTAACGGAGCACCAGCTCTAATAGCGTAGTCAATAAGTTCGTCTTTGTTAGCAGGCCATGGCGCATCACTTAAATAAGATGCTAATTCTAATGTCCAATACATCTGTTATCTGTTTAGTTTGTGCAAAAATAAATTTTTTACTGAAAAAGACAAGTAAATTTTGATTTATTTTAATAAAATTTAAGAACGTCTCTTGTTAAATTCCAATTTTTAAATTTTAAATTCCAAAAAAGGAACATAAAACCTGTAAATACAGGAAATTTTGTATGTTATTTAAATTCGCAGAATTTTTAATATTTTCCTGGAATTTGGGATTTCAAAAATTTGGAATTTATAGAAAATTTATTTTCTGGGTATCCATTTCACTTCCTCCGCTTTTAAGTCTGAGGACAACTTCCGTGCCAAGACAAAAAGGTAGTCAGAAAGTCGGTTTAAGTACATGATTGCGATTTCAGGAACATGTTCATTATGACTTAAATGTACTGCCAAACGCTCGGCACGACGGCATACACAGCGTGCAATATGACAATATGACACAGTTTGATGGCCTCCTGGTAAAACAAAATGAGTCATTGGCGGAAGGCTTTCCTCCATCTTATCAATTTCATTCTCTAGTAATTCAATATCAGTATCAATGATGCCCAAATTTTTCAATCGAAGCTCGCCGTTTTTTAAAATTTCTTTTTCTTGTGGCGTTGCCAAAATTGCTCCAACAGTAAAAAGGCGATCCTGAATTTCAATTAAAATAGTTTTGTAGTGCGAATCCATTTCCTGGTCACGAATCAGTCCTATATAAGAGTTCAATTCGTCAACAGTTCCGTAACTGTCTATGCGAATATGATCTTTAGGAACACGTGTGCCTCCAAAAAGAGCGGTTGTTCCTTTATCTCCGGTTTTTGTATATACTTTCATTTTTGTGATTTTAGATTTTAGATTTCTGATTTTAGATTGAAATGTTGTAATCTAAAATTTAAGATTTAGAAAATAATCTAAAATCAGAAATCTAAAATTATTTAGTCGTGTCACTTTCAATCAATCCGTCTCTTAAACGAATTACACGATGCGCATAAGCTGCGATATCTTCTTCGTGAGTTACCAGAATTACGGTGTTTCCCAATGCATGAATGTCGCCGAAAAGCTTCATAATTTCCACAGAAGTTTTACTGTCCAGGTTTCCTGTTGGTTCATCGGCTAAAATAATGGAAGGTTTATTAACCAAAGCTCGGGCAATAGCAACACGCTGACGTTGTCCTCCGGAAAGCTGATTCGGCTGGTGATCCATTCTATCAGCAAGATTTACTTGTGTTAAAACTTCTTTGGCACGTGTATTTCGGTCCGATTTAGAATATCCTGCATAAATCATTGGTAAAGCAACGTTGTCTAAAGCGGTTGTTCTTGGCAAAAGATTAAAAGTCTGAAATACAAAACCAATTTCCTTATTTCGAATTCCTGCCAATTCATCATCTTTCATTTGGCTGACATCTTTTCCATTTAATATGTAGTGTCCGGAAGTTGGCGTATCCAAACAACCTAATAAATTCATTAAAGTCGATTTTCCGGATCCTGATGGGCCCATTAAAGCTACGTATTCTCCTTTATTGATTTTTAAATCTATTCCTTTTAAGACATAAACGATTTCATTACCAAGTACAAAATCTCGTTTAATGTTAGTTATTTTAATTAATGGATTTGCCATTCGATTTACAATTTTGGATTTAAAAGTACGAAACACTTTTCAATAAACGATAAGTAG contains:
- a CDS encoding RNA methyltransferase translates to MIDLDYLAFLENILTDNRKERFLNVLGNRTKHFTIVVEDVFQMHNTSAVMRSCEVFGIQELNVIEQRYGKKIDKEIAMGAQKWVDINQFDSITKCVSTLKNQGYQIIATTPHENDCLLEDFDITKPSALFFGTERDGLSEEILEKADGFLKIPMVGFTESLNISVSAAIIIQNLTNRLRNSDIKWQLSEEEILEKRLAWAKNSIKDIKRIEARYYEENPR
- a CDS encoding PepSY-associated TM helix domain-containing protein; translated protein: MSKEIKEKKSKKKDSKLVKKTKQHMYKWHRVIGLITIIPVIFWTLSGLMHPFMAHFFKPEIAHDKLEQQIIDKNQLKFSIQEVLQKNELTQFKNFRIVAFNNKTYYQLKTIIGELWYYDTSTAEKLENGDQKYAEWLSRYFLEDQKSAVKKSEVVTEFTSQYKYVNRYLPVYKLSFDRPDTMEVYVETSSDKLATYNPASRQWFIWFFDTFHNWSFVDAISNNSIRIITMIFLLSIIGFSALSGIIIYGLLWKQFKKTDNLQPKKGLRKYHRQIGIWVSLFTLTFAFSGAYHATTKWTPYTLSQMVYEPTFETKEIPLANTTLILDWSRFQNASIITLNDTTYFRCQLLEKEKFKKPKTDSNSKWNKKDDKKSEVVYINATTNKIVPNIDLQYAEFLAYYFTDGAPKAACCEMVESSDEPEASLENAKLLESKVLTDFESREYGFVNKRLPVVKLAYDTPEKTTYFIETSTSRLAAKIKSSDRIEGYSFAILHKFLFMDWAGKNIRDLAMVLAALTILIVSVLGFILFLKK
- a CDS encoding TonB-dependent receptor, whose product is MKKIYFTLLIIGQCVFAQNEVKQDTSKSHELENVFITANRTATLRKETPVAISKITAKTINETKATAVYEIINKTPGVLMVNLGNEQHMMSIRQPMTTNAYYLYLEDGLPIRPMGIFNHNALLEINQYNLQSIEVVKGPVSSLYGPEAVGGTINLISLKPPVDPEFKFGVQADNYGYRRFQAAGGATIGKVGFHIAGISSLQENGWMTYSDYNKDNLNARIDYNISPSTRLISNTMYGKYYSDMSGSVNEDAFNNRTYKSTTDFTYRKSDALRTRLTLEHDWNGNSSSYITAYLRDNKLGQNPSYGIKWSSTVNPTTAKGEVNSNNFKSYGAIGQHTQKFDFLNTKIVAGALYDYSPVTYWSYVIDLKANLNPGEAGKQTVDSYEIIAEHPDSKLADYTADIFNTAGYAQVSFNPIEKLVVTVGGRYDNMKINYDNALDKSTGSKVYDKMTFKAGANYNPFEFAGFYGNYSQGFAPPGITSIFRTKPGTGGTTGVPADFYYNLEPATFNNYEVGGWFSFLQNKLNFDYAFYYMEGKNELLNIKLADNSTDYRSAGETRHKGIEFGASYRPSKQINFRLGGTYAQHTYIDFKLSDKPSDPVQNLNGKEMPSAPKWSGNSELSYYPNWLPNLRTSIEWQLVGSYYQDQINTVKYDGYNIFNARIGYQWKSIEVYGNVLNLTDKLYAYNVSRANTTNAQPTYTAAAPRTFVFGIQYNFSLKK
- the secA gene encoding preprotein translocase subunit SecA; protein product: MSFINSIIKVFVGDKSQKDVKALQPYLNKIKTFETSLMSLSHDELRARTVYFKEKIKEARADKDAKIASLKAEVENIEDIDKREDLYDAIDALEKEAYEISEKTLLEILPEAFSVVKETARRFKDNSFIEVTATPKDREFSATKTYVTIEGDKATWANKWNAAGKEITWDMIHYDVQLIGGMVLHEGKVAEMQTGEGKTLVATLPLYLNALTGNGVHLVTVNDYLAKRDSTWKAPLFEFHGLTVDCIDNHQPSTEQRKKAYDADITYGTNNEFGFDYLRDNMAHSPGDLVQRKHNYAIVDEVDSVLIDDARTPLIISGPVPQGDRHEFNELKPKIENLVSQQRQLANGFLAEAKKLIKEGNTKEGGFLLLRAYRSLPKNKALIKFLSEEGIKQLLQKTENQYMQDNNREMHKVDEALYFVIEEKNNQVELTDNGIQYLSGDTDADFFVLPDIGTEIAAIEKQKLDKDAEAEAKERLFQDFGVKSERIHTLTQLLKAYALFEKDVEYVIMDNKIMIVDEQTGRIMDGRRYSDGLHQAIEAKENVKIEAATQTFATVTLQNYFRMYSKLGGMTGTAVTEAGELWQIYKLDVVEIPTNRPMSRQDKEDYIYKTTREKFNAVIEDVTQLSNAGRPVLIGTTSVEISELLSRMLKMRGVTHNVLNAKMHKQEAQIVEEAGKAGVVTIATNMAGRGTDIKLSPEVKAAGGLAIVGTERHDSRRVDRQLRGRAGRQGDPGSSQFYVSLEDNLMRLFGSERVAKVMDRMGLQEGEVIQHSMMTKSIERAQKKVEENNFGVRKRLLEYDDVMNSQREVVYKRRRHALFGERLKLDIANMLYDTCELIVSQTKPINDFKNFEFDLIRYFSITSPISEADFLKLTDIEITGKIYKETLAFYTEKTERSAREAFPIIKGVYEEPNNHFERIVVPFTDGIKTLNVVTDLKKAYDSEGAQLIADFEKNITLSIVDEAWKKHLRKMDELKQSVQLAVHEQKDPLLIYKLEAFNLFRGMLDNVNKEVISFLFKGDLPAQNVPEIHEAREVRQKENFKLSKDEIPNSEDINREAGETQQRQVTETIVRDMPKINRNDTVTVQEVATGKTETMKFKKAESLIANGEWVLVK
- a CDS encoding DUF2795 domain-containing protein gives rise to the protein MYWTLELASYLSDAPWPANKDELIDYAIRAGAPLEVVENLQSIEDEGEIYESMEEIWPDYPTDEDYLWNEDEY
- a CDS encoding cob(I)yrinic acid a,c-diamide adenosyltransferase gives rise to the protein MKVYTKTGDKGTTALFGGTRVPKDHIRIDSYGTVDELNSYIGLIRDQEMDSHYKTILIEIQDRLFTVGAILATPQEKEILKNGELRLKNLGIIDTDIELLENEIDKMEESLPPMTHFVLPGGHQTVSYCHIARCVCRRAERLAVHLSHNEHVPEIAIMYLNRLSDYLFVLARKLSSDLKAEEVKWIPRK
- a CDS encoding ABC transporter ATP-binding protein is translated as MANPLIKITNIKRDFVLGNEIVYVLKGIDLKINKGEYVALMGPSGSGKSTLMNLLGCLDTPTSGHYILNGKDVSQMKDDELAGIRNKEIGFVFQTFNLLPRTTALDNVALPMIYAGYSKSDRNTRAKEVLTQVNLADRMDHQPNQLSGGQRQRVAIARALVNKPSIILADEPTGNLDSKTSVEIMKLFGDIHALGNTVILVTHEEDIAAYAHRVIRLRDGLIESDTTK